Proteins encoded by one window of Streptomyces sp. ALI-76-A:
- a CDS encoding restriction endonuclease, with protein MPSAKRSGRPWGQIRAENPKAQELAQFLRKQVEVSGKTLTELSKEMNFSKSMISANLSGAIPKPEFLKALIIATEQSHGLRSKKIHQALTLRDTALTVPNGTVQRPKGDANQQDLTQSLIQSLKEQIALERALRSATQLNWALLWQAASALPSIEGDTTSAAERRDSDDPPPQVGRPEKISEGESSPSVSDLDTPGHPEQWSPPTAYVTPGARGERIVLHDLTYAAFESLVQDLFRAMGFTAWAENSSPTDQGFDAVMINEDPVMGGSILIEAKKLKNPVSVQYIRALAGAVDSERATKGFLVTNSRFTTSARDFAARSGRIQLIDGRALQSLLSQHLGVEADL; from the coding sequence GTGCCTAGCGCGAAGCGGAGTGGTCGGCCCTGGGGTCAGATACGGGCGGAGAACCCAAAGGCGCAGGAATTAGCACAGTTCCTGCGCAAACAAGTTGAGGTTAGCGGGAAGACCCTGACGGAGCTCAGCAAGGAGATGAATTTCTCCAAGAGTATGATCAGCGCGAACCTAAGCGGAGCGATCCCCAAGCCGGAATTCCTCAAGGCTTTGATTATCGCCACGGAGCAAAGTCATGGACTTCGGAGTAAGAAAATCCACCAAGCTTTGACTTTGAGGGATACGGCCCTGACGGTCCCAAATGGTACCGTGCAGCGACCCAAGGGCGACGCAAATCAGCAAGACCTCACTCAATCGCTGATTCAATCCTTGAAAGAGCAGATTGCCCTTGAGCGGGCGCTCCGCTCAGCCACACAACTAAACTGGGCGCTGTTATGGCAAGCGGCTAGTGCACTCCCCTCGATCGAAGGGGATACGACTTCAGCTGCTGAAAGGCGAGATTCCGATGACCCCCCTCCGCAAGTAGGGCGTCCGGAGAAAATATCCGAAGGCGAGTCGTCTCCATCCGTCTCCGATCTCGATACGCCTGGTCACCCGGAACAATGGTCACCCCCAACTGCATACGTCACGCCCGGCGCCCGGGGAGAGCGAATCGTCCTCCATGACCTCACATACGCAGCCTTCGAGTCTCTTGTGCAGGATCTCTTTCGAGCTATGGGGTTCACTGCCTGGGCAGAGAACAGCTCGCCAACGGATCAAGGGTTCGATGCTGTGATGATCAATGAAGATCCGGTCATGGGAGGGTCGATCCTTATCGAGGCCAAGAAACTCAAGAATCCGGTATCGGTTCAATACATTAGGGCCCTGGCTGGTGCTGTTGACTCTGAGCGTGCAACGAAGGGCTTCCTCGTAACAAATTCCCGCTTCACCACCAGTGCTCGCGACTTCGCTGCTCGAAGTGGGAGGATTCAGCTGATCGATGGCCGGGCATTGCAGTCGTTGCTTTCTCAGCATCTCGGTGTCGAGGCGGACCTGTAA
- a CDS encoding DUF1152 domain-containing protein, giving the protein MTRLIVAAGGGGDAVAAAMIHAALYGDEDQAVILTYAWDRLLIDPVPGPRGPDNFTGLQPLTAAVWAVPAEARPIAPAGSTLPRLAAELRHTFALIDPRYGVEGVTRQLEELVDHFSPESIDLLDVGGDILARGDEPTLKSPLADAVTLAACCQVNAPVRLLATGPGLDGELPLDALRGLLGPLLHTLTAKDVEPISSVLEWHPSEATGMLAATARGVRGTCEMRDAGLPVPLTDEGPTVHEVDLDEALTRNQLARAILTTATLDEVEVHSREICGYSEIDYERNKAAWLKDQPPVQLNPEAVLSQLDHFEAEAHSRGVTHTTFRRITEALNLNGSLREDLRQLLINSRPKQYDAPLWRITATTE; this is encoded by the coding sequence ATGACGCGGTTGATCGTCGCAGCAGGAGGAGGGGGCGACGCAGTCGCCGCCGCAATGATTCACGCCGCCCTCTACGGCGACGAGGACCAGGCGGTGATCCTCACCTACGCGTGGGACCGCCTACTGATCGACCCGGTTCCGGGTCCCCGAGGACCGGACAACTTCACCGGCCTCCAACCCCTCACCGCAGCAGTCTGGGCAGTGCCGGCCGAAGCCCGCCCCATCGCTCCGGCAGGTTCGACTCTCCCCCGCCTCGCAGCAGAACTCCGGCACACGTTCGCGCTGATCGATCCGCGCTACGGGGTCGAAGGCGTCACCCGCCAACTCGAAGAGCTGGTGGACCACTTCTCACCAGAGTCGATCGACCTGCTGGACGTGGGCGGTGACATCCTCGCCCGCGGCGATGAGCCGACATTGAAGAGTCCGCTTGCCGACGCCGTCACACTCGCCGCGTGCTGCCAGGTGAACGCGCCTGTCCGCCTCCTGGCGACGGGCCCCGGCCTCGATGGCGAACTCCCTCTCGACGCATTGCGCGGCCTGCTCGGCCCGCTCCTCCACACCCTCACCGCGAAGGACGTCGAGCCGATCAGCTCCGTCCTGGAATGGCACCCCTCCGAAGCAACCGGGATGCTCGCGGCGACAGCCCGAGGCGTACGGGGCACCTGCGAGATGCGAGATGCCGGCCTTCCGGTTCCCCTCACCGATGAGGGACCGACGGTGCATGAGGTGGACCTGGACGAAGCGTTGACCCGCAACCAGTTGGCCCGCGCCATCCTGACGACCGCCACCCTGGACGAGGTCGAGGTACACAGCCGCGAAATCTGCGGCTACTCGGAGATCGACTACGAGCGCAACAAAGCCGCGTGGCTTAAGGATCAGCCACCCGTGCAGCTCAACCCGGAGGCCGTACTGTCTCAGCTCGACCACTTCGAGGCCGAGGCCCACAGCCGCGGGGTCACACACACGACGTTCCGCCGCATCACTGAGGCCCTGAACCTCAACGGCTCCTTGCGCGAGGACCTGCGCCAACTGCTCATCAACAGCCGTCCGAAGCAGTACGACGCTCCCTTGTGGCGCATCACAGCCACTACTGAGTAA
- a CDS encoding GntR family transcriptional regulator: MPQIEEAQPKYLQIAHYIRDQILRGDLRPGDEVPSERQLAADWKVSRPTAARSLEALSHQGLVEKRQGSGTYVRSLEVNRRARELYGRARQTGKIYTPGEYAVITSAGWLEAPDHVAESLGLVKDRRAVHRRRVTNNQDGPITLSTSWFAPDVGQRAPKLLEPERIQEGTLLYVENMTGRQGSYAEDRMCARAATEEEAEDLQLAAGSAVLIVHHVVFDLQDRPLEFAEATYPPHRWAFEQGYPLT; this comes from the coding sequence ATGCCGCAGATCGAGGAGGCTCAGCCGAAGTATCTGCAGATCGCGCACTACATCCGTGATCAGATTCTTCGGGGTGACCTGCGACCGGGTGACGAGGTGCCGTCGGAGCGGCAGTTGGCGGCGGACTGGAAGGTGTCCCGGCCCACGGCCGCACGGTCGTTGGAGGCGCTGAGTCATCAAGGGCTCGTCGAGAAGCGTCAGGGGTCGGGCACGTACGTGCGCAGCCTCGAAGTAAACCGGCGGGCTCGTGAGTTGTACGGGCGCGCTCGGCAGACCGGGAAGATCTACACGCCCGGCGAGTACGCCGTGATCACCTCTGCCGGTTGGCTGGAGGCGCCGGACCACGTGGCTGAATCGCTGGGCCTGGTCAAGGATCGCCGGGCGGTGCACCGGCGGCGGGTGACCAACAACCAGGACGGGCCGATCACGCTGTCCACGTCGTGGTTCGCCCCGGATGTCGGTCAACGTGCGCCGAAGCTTCTGGAGCCGGAACGGATCCAAGAGGGAACGCTGCTGTACGTCGAGAACATGACCGGACGGCAGGGTAGTTACGCGGAAGACCGCATGTGCGCGCGTGCGGCGACGGAGGAAGAGGCCGAGGACCTGCAACTTGCCGCCGGCTCCGCCGTGCTGATCGTGCACCACGTCGTCTTCGACCTCCAGGACCGGCCGTTGGAGTTCGCTGAGGCCACCTACCCGCCGCATCGCTGGGCGTTCGAGCAGGGCTACCCCCTCACCTGA
- a CDS encoding ATP-binding protein → MAYMIDRYPSEESPRLGAMTLHPVAESVPRARRWFRKFIAPYNPACSVDDCALMISELVTNAIAYGRSDEPWLVWVEWFREGTSLRVDVHNPGFPANVRLRHPDANDSHGRGLLLVDSLAESWHAAPSRFGGTVVSFVVADAWPGR, encoded by the coding sequence ATGGCCTACATGATCGACCGCTACCCGTCTGAGGAATCACCGCGTCTCGGTGCGATGACCTTGCACCCCGTCGCTGAATCTGTACCGCGGGCTCGGCGCTGGTTCCGCAAGTTCATCGCCCCGTACAACCCGGCCTGCTCCGTCGACGACTGTGCGCTGATGATCTCGGAGCTGGTGACCAACGCCATCGCTTACGGCCGGTCGGACGAACCCTGGCTCGTATGGGTTGAGTGGTTCCGTGAGGGGACCTCGCTTCGGGTCGACGTGCACAACCCCGGCTTTCCGGCGAACGTGCGGCTGAGGCATCCCGACGCCAACGACTCCCACGGGCGTGGGCTGCTCCTGGTCGATTCGCTGGCGGAGTCGTGGCATGCCGCGCCGAGTCGCTTCGGCGGAACCGTCGTCTCCTTCGTGGTGGCCGATGCCTGGCCCGGAAGGTAA
- a CDS encoding GntR family transcriptional regulator — MAYEVEPPKYVRLAQTIQRRIEDGTYPPGTRVPSENQLVQAFGMSRPTVVRALELLKRDGWVESRQGFGTIVRGRPAVVEQKDRRGSEALTRDESQTAGRLVEVGYVPVPVRVASALGLPKRAKILMRRFLVEEEGEPVELVSSYFPVGLVEGTELESADALAGGTRAHLETRKKVRFDHVTERVSARLPERAEAELLDLPEGVPVLSVLVVACDASGQALQVSDVLLPADRQELEDTYRLN; from the coding sequence ATGGCGTATGAAGTGGAGCCACCGAAGTACGTGCGCCTCGCGCAGACGATCCAGCGTCGCATCGAGGATGGCACGTATCCGCCCGGCACGCGGGTGCCCAGTGAGAACCAATTGGTGCAGGCCTTCGGGATGTCCCGGCCGACCGTTGTCCGGGCGCTGGAGCTGCTGAAGCGTGACGGCTGGGTGGAGTCGCGGCAGGGGTTCGGCACGATCGTGCGCGGTCGCCCGGCTGTCGTCGAGCAGAAGGACCGCCGGGGGAGTGAGGCGCTCACGCGCGACGAGTCGCAAACGGCGGGGCGGTTGGTCGAAGTCGGTTACGTCCCCGTTCCGGTGCGTGTCGCCTCTGCCCTTGGGCTGCCCAAGCGGGCCAAGATTCTCATGCGCCGCTTCCTCGTTGAGGAGGAAGGGGAACCGGTGGAGCTGGTGTCGTCCTACTTCCCCGTCGGCCTGGTCGAAGGCACGGAGCTGGAGAGCGCCGATGCGCTGGCAGGTGGCACCCGCGCACACCTGGAGACGCGCAAGAAGGTCCGCTTCGACCATGTGACGGAACGGGTTTCGGCCCGTCTGCCCGAGCGCGCCGAAGCGGAGCTTCTGGATCTCCCTGAGGGTGTTCCGGTCCTCAGCGTCCTGGTCGTCGCGTGTGACGCTTCCGGGCAGGCGCTGCAAGTCTCCGACGTGCTGCTTCCTGCCGACCGTCAAGAACTGGAAGATACCTATCGCCTGAACTGA
- a CDS encoding FtsK/SpoIIIE domain-containing protein — translation MTDLVAWAELGGSLAAIGGAAYARHAHPAAYWSTVGLPVSVVRLLASYTSTMDACGLTVEPPRWRALAVKATTRREVRPVPPRRGMIRPTSTGLRLRLRLAPGQEPADVAASAERLRHAWGVHAVYVRDVKPGVVELRLVGFDVLRKVRMPRRTEAGPLRVPVALREDATAFVRDYRAVPHELVLGATLSGKSMFLRNLLAGLAAQPVVLVGIDCKRGVELAPFAPRLSALATDPEQASELLPVLVKEMEDRYDLIKARQGIAPGTPDELITSDVWGLPEGERPAPIVLFVDEVAELFLVATRKEEERRDEMVTQLIRLAQLGRAAGIYLEVCGQRFGAELGKGATMLRAQLTGRVCHRVNDEASAKMALGDIAPEAVLASCAIAAELPGLAVVGDTSGGWSRIRTPHLSLADAAATCRETAHLAPDVPALAPFRPYLPPVPVKESSPLATPQPITE, via the coding sequence GTGACCGACCTGGTGGCATGGGCCGAGCTGGGCGGGTCGCTCGCTGCGATAGGCGGCGCGGCCTATGCCCGGCATGCCCATCCGGCGGCGTACTGGTCCACGGTCGGGCTGCCGGTCTCGGTGGTCCGGTTGCTGGCCTCGTACACGTCCACCATGGACGCGTGCGGTCTGACGGTCGAGCCGCCCCGGTGGCGGGCCCTGGCCGTCAAGGCCACGACCCGCCGTGAGGTCCGGCCCGTGCCTCCCCGCCGGGGCATGATCCGGCCCACCTCGACCGGCCTGCGGCTCCGGCTGCGGCTGGCTCCGGGCCAGGAACCGGCGGACGTGGCGGCCTCGGCCGAAAGGCTCCGGCATGCCTGGGGCGTTCACGCCGTGTACGTGCGGGACGTCAAGCCCGGCGTCGTGGAACTGCGGCTCGTCGGCTTCGACGTCCTGCGCAAGGTGCGGATGCCTCGCCGGACCGAAGCCGGTCCGCTCCGCGTGCCGGTGGCTCTGCGGGAGGACGCAACCGCCTTCGTGCGGGACTACAGGGCCGTGCCTCACGAACTCGTGCTCGGCGCCACGCTGTCCGGCAAGTCCATGTTCCTGCGGAACCTGCTTGCCGGGTTGGCCGCTCAGCCGGTGGTCCTGGTCGGGATCGACTGCAAGCGCGGGGTGGAGCTGGCGCCGTTCGCTCCCCGGCTCTCTGCGCTGGCGACCGACCCGGAGCAGGCGTCCGAGCTGCTGCCCGTGCTCGTCAAGGAAATGGAGGACCGATACGACCTGATCAAAGCGCGGCAGGGCATCGCGCCCGGCACCCCGGATGAGCTGATCACCTCGGACGTCTGGGGCCTGCCGGAGGGCGAACGTCCGGCTCCCATCGTGCTGTTCGTAGACGAAGTGGCAGAGCTCTTCCTCGTCGCCACCAGGAAGGAGGAAGAGCGGCGGGACGAGATGGTCACCCAGCTCATCCGGCTCGCCCAGCTTGGCCGTGCGGCCGGCATCTATCTGGAGGTGTGCGGGCAGCGCTTCGGGGCCGAGCTGGGCAAGGGAGCGACCATGCTCCGGGCTCAGCTCACTGGCCGGGTCTGCCATCGGGTGAATGACGAAGCGTCCGCGAAGATGGCGCTCGGTGACATCGCCCCTGAGGCTGTCCTGGCCTCCTGCGCCATCGCTGCCGAGTTGCCCGGCCTCGCCGTTGTCGGCGACACGTCCGGCGGCTGGTCCCGCATCCGCACCCCTCACCTGTCCCTCGCCGACGCTGCGGCCACGTGCCGTGAAACGGCGCACCTCGCCCCGGACGTTCCGGCGCTCGCGCCCTTCCGGCCCTACCTCCCTCCCGTGCCGGTGAAGGAGTCCAGCCCTCTGGCCACTCCTCAACCGATCACCGAGTAG
- a CDS encoding DUF2637 domain-containing protein, with protein sequence MRALPVRVDAVLVQAVIAAALSFAHLHDLASAAGQDGWKAWAYPVSVDLLLVAAWRRLRSGEAKTAGWCWFLVALTASLGANVATAGLLDLENVPAWLRILVAGWPAVAFLGGTLLAHGAVNPSAERATAPEPPSTARAPEPTAADVEPPTAAPELPTAAPESASLPPSSVPPALVTLARKVADEHRARTGTDIDTSTLRARLGVPMPLAEAITTQLT encoded by the coding sequence GTGCGCGCCCTGCCCGTCCGCGTGGACGCCGTGCTCGTTCAAGCGGTGATCGCCGCCGCGCTGTCCTTCGCTCACCTGCACGACCTGGCCTCGGCCGCCGGACAGGACGGCTGGAAGGCGTGGGCCTATCCGGTCTCCGTCGACCTGCTGTTGGTGGCGGCCTGGCGGCGCCTGCGCTCCGGTGAGGCGAAAACGGCCGGGTGGTGCTGGTTCCTCGTAGCGCTGACGGCATCCCTCGGCGCCAACGTCGCCACCGCCGGACTGCTCGACTTGGAGAACGTACCGGCTTGGCTCCGCATCCTCGTCGCCGGCTGGCCCGCGGTCGCCTTCCTCGGCGGCACGCTGCTCGCTCACGGAGCAGTGAATCCCAGCGCGGAGCGGGCGACGGCACCGGAACCGCCTTCGACAGCACGGGCGCCGGAACCGACCGCCGCAGATGTCGAGCCGCCCACGGCAGCGCCCGAACTGCCGACCGCCGCGCCGGAGTCGGCTTCATTGCCTCCGTCCTCGGTACCGCCCGCGCTCGTCACTCTCGCCCGGAAGGTCGCCGACGAACACCGCGCCCGGACCGGAACCGACATCGACACCTCGACCCTTCGCGCCCGGCTCGGTGTGCCCATGCCGCTCGCCGAAGCCATCACCACCCAACTCACCTGA
- a CDS encoding mobile element transfer protein encodes MSANRRFRRVVRIGPVQVATYYDSRGREKHTAACTAPRCGFSTDYDSRPAAELAARTHRCRVR; translated from the coding sequence ATGTCCGCCAACCGCCGTTTCCGCCGCGTCGTCCGCATCGGCCCCGTCCAGGTCGCCACGTACTACGACAGCCGGGGCCGCGAGAAGCACACCGCCGCCTGCACGGCTCCGCGCTGCGGCTTCTCCACCGACTACGACAGCCGCCCCGCCGCCGAGCTGGCCGCGCGCACCCACCGCTGCCGCGTCCGCTGA
- a CDS encoding SpdD protein — protein sequence MFRPKLPDTPHVPSITTHIPQDRAPAPIAGRSVAPFVRVGAGAVAAVVVVGVVLTALLAAVAVSAVSVAIAAVVLRSLVTGANRR from the coding sequence ATGTTCCGCCCCAAGCTGCCCGACACCCCGCACGTCCCGAGCATCACCACCCACATCCCGCAGGACCGCGCCCCGGCTCCCATCGCCGGCCGCTCGGTCGCCCCGTTCGTGAGGGTCGGCGCCGGTGCGGTGGCCGCCGTGGTCGTCGTCGGCGTCGTCCTCACCGCGCTCCTGGCGGCGGTCGCCGTCTCGGCCGTGTCCGTGGCTATCGCCGCCGTGGTCCTGCGCTCCCTCGTCACCGGCGCCAACAGGCGCTGA
- a CDS encoding replication initiator: MLASLGTMPELARQLSGLGGCTNPVRLDGHRTEYAVDSTTGEIGRVLNHLDSSSLPAGSLLVRCNNRRATRCAACAEVYRRDTFHLITAGLRGGKGTAEQVGTHPRVFATLTAPSFGPVHNRPSSGRPCRCGARHDDTDPALGTPLDPDRYDYEAAVLWNAHAGALWRRFSIYLRREIAKRAGLTQRAFRHHARVSFAKVAEYQKRGAVHFHAVIRLDGPEGGDTAPPAWASAELLTDAIQAAATATRVNGPQVDGRTHTVTFGSQLDVRTIRSADFDGGQELTDRAVAAYIAKYATKGAETATGTLDRPIRFLAELAQARITDHARRMIRTAWTLGARKDLEHLRLRAWAHMLGFRGHFSTKSRRYSTTLGALRDARAAWRRAQADTAAPQDGETTLVLAHWVFAGTGLSTGEQWLAASLEPAPGTEGEPTT, encoded by the coding sequence ATGCTGGCCTCCCTCGGCACCATGCCCGAGCTGGCCCGCCAACTCTCCGGCCTGGGCGGCTGCACCAACCCCGTGCGCCTCGACGGCCACCGCACCGAGTACGCCGTCGACTCGACAACCGGCGAGATCGGGCGCGTCCTGAACCACCTCGACTCGTCCTCCCTGCCCGCCGGAAGTCTCCTCGTCCGCTGCAACAACCGCCGTGCCACCCGCTGCGCGGCCTGCGCGGAGGTCTACCGCCGAGACACCTTCCACCTGATCACCGCCGGACTCCGCGGCGGCAAGGGCACCGCCGAACAGGTCGGCACACACCCACGCGTCTTCGCCACCCTCACCGCACCGAGCTTCGGCCCCGTCCACAACCGCCCCTCCAGCGGGCGACCCTGCCGCTGCGGCGCCCGGCACGACGACACAGACCCGGCCCTCGGTACGCCCCTCGACCCGGACAGGTACGACTACGAAGCGGCTGTCCTCTGGAACGCCCACGCCGGGGCCCTCTGGCGGCGCTTCTCGATCTACCTGCGCCGTGAGATCGCCAAGCGCGCCGGCCTCACCCAGCGCGCGTTTCGGCATCACGCACGCGTCTCCTTCGCCAAGGTCGCCGAGTACCAGAAGCGGGGCGCCGTCCACTTCCACGCAGTCATCCGCCTCGACGGCCCGGAGGGCGGCGACACGGCTCCTCCGGCGTGGGCGTCCGCCGAACTGCTGACCGACGCCATCCAAGCCGCAGCCACCGCCACCCGCGTCAACGGACCGCAAGTCGACGGCCGCACCCACACCGTCACCTTCGGCAGCCAACTCGATGTGCGCACCATCCGCTCCGCCGACTTCGACGGCGGCCAGGAACTGACCGACCGGGCCGTCGCCGCGTACATCGCCAAGTACGCGACCAAAGGCGCCGAGACAGCGACCGGCACCCTGGACCGGCCGATCCGCTTCCTCGCCGAACTGGCACAGGCCCGGATCACCGACCACGCCCGCCGCATGATCCGCACGGCTTGGACCCTCGGCGCACGCAAGGACCTCGAACACCTCCGCCTGCGCGCCTGGGCCCACATGCTCGGCTTCCGCGGCCACTTCTCCACCAAGTCCCGCCGCTACTCCACCACCCTCGGCGCCCTCCGCGACGCCCGCGCCGCATGGCGCCGCGCGCAAGCCGACACGGCCGCTCCCCAGGACGGCGAAACCACGCTCGTCCTCGCCCACTGGGTCTTCGCCGGAACCGGCCTCAGCACCGGTGAGCAATGGCTGGCCGCATCCCTCGAACCCGCCCCCGGAACGGAAGGAGAGCCCACTACATGA
- a CDS encoding excisionase family DNA-binding protein has protein sequence MNDRYLSVDQVAELLGTTPRFPRRLIEERRIRYVKVGRHVRIPESAIEEFVRSRTVEPVKPRRATLRRAA, from the coding sequence ATGAACGACCGCTACCTGTCCGTCGACCAGGTCGCCGAGTTGCTCGGCACGACTCCCCGCTTCCCCCGGCGGCTGATCGAGGAGCGGCGCATCCGGTACGTGAAGGTCGGCCGACATGTGCGCATCCCGGAGAGCGCCATCGAGGAGTTCGTTCGGTCCAGGACCGTCGAGCCGGTCAAGCCCCGCCGCGCCACACTTCGGAGGGCCGCCTGA
- a CDS encoding tyrosine-type recombinase/integrase yields the protein MANKKGRRRRFGAVRQYRSGRWTASYLGPNGERIRADETFDTKKDAEIWLSQVEADLSRGDWRAPDAGAVNFRVYAEKWVEERELSVRTDDLYKHLLRLYILPTFGTLDLDEITAPRVREWRAERLRTTGAKTAVAKAYRLLKAILETAVDDDLISRNPCRIKGAGKESAAERRIATVAQVDALADAIGIRWRLMVYLGAYGPMRPEELAGLRRRDVDLDNLVIRVRVAEPERTNGRRAPGETKSDAGVRTVVLPAFLHKEVKRHLAWYAEQGPDGLVFVGEKGAPFRRTSFGRKWRRARAVAGLPDGFRFYDLRHTGHTLSTRSGATLKDTMVRAGQSSEKAALIYQHSDEERQREVAAGLDDLVRAERAKCHTDDPAHHSEGAVEG from the coding sequence ATGGCGAACAAGAAGGGGAGACGGCGCCGCTTCGGTGCGGTGCGGCAGTACAGGTCCGGCCGCTGGACCGCGTCGTACCTCGGGCCCAACGGCGAGCGCATTCGGGCGGACGAGACCTTCGACACCAAGAAGGACGCCGAGATCTGGCTGTCCCAGGTAGAGGCCGACCTCAGCCGCGGGGACTGGCGCGCCCCGGACGCCGGAGCCGTCAACTTCCGCGTGTATGCCGAGAAGTGGGTCGAAGAGCGGGAGCTGTCCGTCCGTACCGACGACCTCTACAAGCACCTCCTGCGCCTGTACATCCTCCCGACCTTCGGCACGCTCGACCTGGACGAGATCACGGCTCCCCGCGTCCGCGAGTGGCGAGCGGAGCGACTCCGCACCACCGGGGCCAAGACGGCCGTAGCCAAGGCGTACCGCCTCCTCAAGGCCATCCTGGAGACGGCCGTGGACGACGACCTGATCAGCCGCAATCCGTGCCGGATCAAGGGCGCGGGCAAGGAGTCGGCCGCCGAACGGCGTATCGCCACCGTCGCCCAGGTCGATGCTCTCGCCGACGCCATCGGCATCCGCTGGCGCCTCATGGTCTACCTGGGCGCTTACGGCCCGATGCGACCGGAGGAGCTGGCCGGCCTTCGCCGCCGAGACGTCGACCTGGACAACCTCGTCATCCGTGTCCGCGTGGCCGAGCCCGAGCGGACGAACGGCAGACGCGCTCCCGGCGAGACCAAGTCCGATGCGGGCGTTCGCACGGTGGTCCTCCCGGCCTTCCTGCACAAGGAGGTGAAGCGGCACCTCGCTTGGTACGCCGAGCAGGGGCCCGATGGGCTGGTCTTCGTCGGCGAGAAGGGCGCCCCGTTCCGGCGTACCTCCTTCGGTCGGAAGTGGCGCCGTGCTCGCGCGGTCGCCGGCCTCCCGGACGGCTTCCGCTTCTACGACCTCCGCCATACCGGGCACACCCTGTCGACCCGCTCCGGCGCCACCCTCAAGGACACGATGGTCCGTGCCGGGCAGTCCTCCGAGAAGGCCGCGCTGATCTATCAGCACTCAGACGAGGAGCGGCAGCGGGAGGTGGCTGCCGGGCTCGACGACCTGGTGCGCGCCGAGCGTGCGAAGTGCCACACGGACGACCCCGCGCACCACAGCGAGGGGGCTGTCGAGGGCTAA
- the dcd gene encoding dCTP deaminase: protein MLLSDKDIRAEIDAGRVRIDPYDESMVQPSSVDVRLDRFFRVFENHRYPHIDPSVEQADLTRLVEPEGDEPFILHPGEFVLASTYEVVTLPDDLASRLEGKSSLGRLGLVTHSTAGFIDPGFSGHVTLELSNVATLPIKLWPGMKIGQLCLFRLSSPAEFPYGSERYGSRYQGQRGPTASRSFLNFHRTQV, encoded by the coding sequence GTGCTTCTCTCAGACAAGGACATCCGGGCCGAGATCGACGCCGGGCGGGTCCGGATCGATCCCTACGACGAATCCATGGTGCAGCCGTCCAGTGTCGACGTGCGGCTGGACCGCTTCTTCCGGGTGTTCGAGAACCACCGGTACCCCCACATCGACCCGTCCGTCGAGCAGGCCGACCTGACGCGGCTGGTGGAACCGGAGGGGGACGAACCGTTCATCCTGCACCCCGGTGAGTTCGTCCTCGCCTCCACCTACGAGGTCGTCACACTCCCCGACGACCTCGCCTCCCGGCTCGAGGGGAAGAGTTCCCTCGGGCGGCTCGGACTGGTCACCCACTCCACCGCCGGGTTCATCGACCCCGGGTTCTCCGGGCACGTCACCCTCGAACTGTCGAACGTCGCCACGCTCCCCATCAAGCTGTGGCCCGGGATGAAGATCGGGCAGCTGTGCCTGTTCCGGCTCAGCTCGCCCGCGGAGTTCCCGTACGGGAGTGAGCGGTACGGGTCGCGGTACCAGGGACAGCGGGGGCCGACCGCCTCCCGGTCCTTCCTCAACTTCCATCGGACCCAGGTGTGA
- a CDS encoding phosphoribosyltransferase yields the protein MSDQRENLTYEAFGVAVRELAQTIADDGYEPDIVLSIARGGVFVAGGLAYALDVKNLHLVNVEFYTGVGTTLEMPVMLAPVPNRIDFTDKRVLIADDVADTGKTLKLVRDFCLDTVAEVRSAVIYEKSQSLVKCEYVWKRTDEWINFPWSVEQPVVRRDGQVLDA from the coding sequence ATGAGTGACCAGCGGGAGAACCTGACCTACGAGGCGTTCGGCGTCGCCGTCCGGGAGTTGGCGCAGACCATCGCCGACGACGGCTACGAGCCCGACATCGTGCTCAGCATCGCGCGGGGCGGGGTGTTCGTCGCCGGCGGGCTCGCCTACGCCCTCGACGTGAAGAACCTCCACCTCGTGAACGTCGAGTTCTACACCGGGGTCGGGACCACCCTGGAGATGCCCGTCATGCTCGCGCCGGTTCCCAACCGGATCGACTTCACCGACAAGAGGGTCCTGATCGCGGACGACGTCGCCGACACCGGCAAGACGCTCAAGCTGGTGCGCGACTTCTGCCTCGACACCGTCGCCGAGGTCCGCAGCGCCGTGATCTACGAGAAGTCGCAGTCGCTCGTGAAGTGCGAGTACGTGTGGAAGCGGACCGACGAGTGGATCAACTTCCCGTGGTCGGTCGAGCAGCCCGTCGTCCGGCGGGACGGGCAGGTTCTCGACGCGTAG